A window from Acropora palmata chromosome 14, jaAcrPala1.3, whole genome shotgun sequence encodes these proteins:
- the LOC141866180 gene encoding uncharacterized protein LOC141866180 isoform X1 → MCFVLQRMPLQECYRGRVICNEMAAFPHRRLGRPKLPGSLKTIRLREFVFNHWRGRKHSLGFGERTDSEFAEFLLHRRATNYGGSEEEARDFSVPVEDDGTGALPLFSTPIRGHHASSVNTDVGITGVTQGGIEHVSGSVMFAAILVNAGYCTVQGNPYSGFNCDQSADAVYEDGSTDKTSHLLEDSDDDLEFTFSMASVVEKLVDDQSECDDSSDDDSSNVFEYGNEGVLHSVLEVEDMDISESCLDEERTVTMIEDIVETDETVVNNSQHAHSPEDCAQEPNNLSPLMQSKKVEDNTEVIIKTMKTALDKLTTLDGLEEFVSLQSRSRYLVSQEKLVELVGSTCCEQTDGQKYDAQLSFHSKIVGSSLELTWYCKSGHGRKWVSSETLPSKKRGTIAINDGLLASAVIISGNNYSKFSLLCQALGMQIISEASFLRFQKHCAAPVIEEVWLEMNELVKQIFKDYEEICLCGDGRNDSPGHSARYCVCTLVEHFTSAVVDFSVIDKRESGGNSTTMEKEALRRLLEKLAVGFPFQELTTDASPAVIKLVRELKEKYPQLMELFHSLDIWHKAKKLTKALHQAAKIKGCSDLKDWVDPIVNHFWFCCQTAEGSEERIKDTWQGILHHVCGEHEWAEGKCMHEAHDGETADANTRPKYLTKDSKALAALRKIVLDPKWLKTLHFYVWFRHTSVLESYNSMMTKYVPKRMAFEYAYFIMRVTLAAIDHNYHLSRKPAQRKDGGERGHRKYSKRSQKYHAEVVREEKSYNYFPFLISKMLQRRSQIEGTFSQPSDRNEFDPKQIAPTLAMKEPPPTEVLMKGPSRFLKKSKF, encoded by the exons ATGTGCTTCGTTCTTCAAAGGATGCCGCTTCAAGAATGCTATAGGGGAAGGGTAATCTGTAATGAGATGGCGGCCTTTCCACACCGTCGACTCGGAAGACCGAAGTTACCGGGCTCGTTGAAAACGATTCGTCTGAGAGAGTTCGTTTTTAACCATTGGAGAGGAAGAAAACACTCTCTTGGCTTCGGAGAAAGAACCGACAGCGAGTTTGCGGAATTCCTCTTGCACCGAAG AGCGACAAACTATGGTGGAAGTGAAGAAGAAGCACGTGATTTTTCCGTTCCAGTTGAGGATGATGGTACTG GTGCATTACCCTTATTTTCCACCCCGATCCGTGGACACCATGCAAGCTCAGTCAATAC AGATGTTGGTATTACTGGAGTCACCCAGGGGGGGATTGAACATGTGTCAGGTAGTGTGATGTTTGCAGCCATCTTAGTCAACGCTGGCTACTGCACTGTTCAAGGAAATCCTTATTCAGGATTCAATTGTGACCAGTCAGCTGATGCAGTTTATGAAGATGGTTCAACTGACAAGACATCACACTTGCTGGAAGATTCAGATGATGATCTTGAATTCACTTTCAG CATGGCATCAGTTGTAGAGAAACTTGTAGATGACCAGTCCGAATGTGATGACTCTTCAGACGATGACTCTTCAAATGTCTTTGAATATGGAAA TGAAGGTGTGCTACATTCAGTTTTAGAGGTGGAAGACATGGATATTTCTGAAAGTTGTTTAGATGAGGAGCGTACAGTCACTATGATCGAGGATATTGTTGAAACTGATGAGACAGTGGTAAATAACTCTCAGCATGCTCACTCCCCAGAAGATTGTGCCCAGGAGCCCAACAATTTGTCTCCACTAATGCAGTCTAAAAAAGTAGAAGACAACACAGAGGTCATCATAAAGACGATGAAGACTGCCCTAGATAAGTTGACTACCCTGGATGGGTTGGAAGAGTTTGTTTCACTTCAGAGTAGATCCCGCTACCTGGTATCTCAGGAGAAACTTGTGGAGCTTGTGGGTTCCACATGTTGTGAACAGACAGATGGACAGAAATATGATGCTCAGCTTAGCTTCCACTCAAAGATAGTAGGGTCCAGTTTAGAACTTACCTGGTATTGCAAGTCTGGCCATGGAAGAAAGTGGGTTTCAAGTGAAACTCTCCCCTCTAAAAAGAGGGGTACAATTGCCATAAATGATGGGTTGCTGGCATCTGCTGTCATTATTTCTGGTAACAACTACTCCAAATTTAGTCTGCTTTGTCAGGCACTGGGTATGCAGATCATCAGTGAAGCCTCTTTTCTAAGGTTTCAAAAGCACTGTGCTGCTCCAGTGATTGAGGAAGTTTGGTTGGAGATGAATGAGCTAGTTAAGCAGATATTTAAAGACTATGAAGAAATCTGTCTGTGTGGGGATGGACGAAATGATTCCCCTGGCCACAGTGCTCGGTATTGTGTTTGCACCTTGGTTGAACACTTTACTAGTGCTGTGGTTGATTTCTCAGTTATCGATAAAAGGGAGAGTGGTGGCAATTCCACTACAATGGAGAAGGAGGCCCTAAGGAGACTGTTGGAAAAGCTGGCTGTTGGATTTCCATTCCAGGAATTAACTACAGATGCTTCACCAGCAGTGATTAAGCTTGTCAGGGAGTTGAAGG aaaagtaTCCACAGCTGATGGAGCTTTTTCACTCACTGGACATTTGGCATAAGGCTAAGAAACTAACAAAGGCTCTCCATCAG GCTGCCAAAATTAAGGGTTGTTCTGACTTGAAGGACTGGGTAGATCCGATTGTAAACCACTTTTGGTTCTGCTGTCAGACTGCGGAGGGAAGTGAGGAGAGGATAAAG GACACATGGCAAGGTATTCTTCATCATGTTTGTGGAGAGCATGAGTGGGCGGAGGGAAAGTGCATGCACGAAGCTCACGACGGTGAAACTGCTGATGCTAACACTCGACCAAAGTACTTGACCAAAGATTCCAAGGCTCTAGCTGCCTTGCGAAAGATAGTGTTGGACCCTAAATGGCTTAAAACACTACATTTCTATGTGTGGTTCAG GCATACCAGTGTGCTTGAGTCGTACAACAGTATGATGACCAAGTATGTACCCAAAAGGATGGCCTTTGA ATATGCATACTTCATCATGAGGGTCACACTGGCTGCCATTGACCACAATTACCACCTGTCAAGAAAGCCAGCTCAAAGAAAGGATGGGGGGGAACGTGGTCATCGAAAATATTCCAAACGATCACAGAAGTATCACGCAGAAGTTGTGAGGGAAGAGAAGTCTTACAACTACTTCCCTTTCTTAATCAGTAAAATGCTGCAAAGGCGTTCTCAGATTGAGGGAACTTTTAGCCAGCCTTCAGACAGAAATGAGTTTGACCCTAAGCAGATTGCACCAACACTAGCCATGAAAGAGCCCCCTCCAACTGAGGTTTTAATGAAAGGACCATCGCGATTTCTAAAAAAGTCAAAGTTTTGA
- the LOC141866180 gene encoding uncharacterized protein LOC141866180 isoform X2, protein MCFVLQRMPLQECYRGRVICNEMAAFPHRRLGRPKLPGSLKTIRLREFVFNHWRGRKHSLGFGERTDSEFAEFLLHRRATNYGGSEEEARDFSVPVEDDGTGALPLFSTPIRGHHASSVNTDVGITGVTQGGIEHVSGSVMFAAILVNAGYCTVQGNPYSGFNCDQSADAVYEDGSTDKTSHLLEDSDDDLEFTFSEGVLHSVLEVEDMDISESCLDEERTVTMIEDIVETDETVVNNSQHAHSPEDCAQEPNNLSPLMQSKKVEDNTEVIIKTMKTALDKLTTLDGLEEFVSLQSRSRYLVSQEKLVELVGSTCCEQTDGQKYDAQLSFHSKIVGSSLELTWYCKSGHGRKWVSSETLPSKKRGTIAINDGLLASAVIISGNNYSKFSLLCQALGMQIISEASFLRFQKHCAAPVIEEVWLEMNELVKQIFKDYEEICLCGDGRNDSPGHSARYCVCTLVEHFTSAVVDFSVIDKRESGGNSTTMEKEALRRLLEKLAVGFPFQELTTDASPAVIKLVRELKEKYPQLMELFHSLDIWHKAKKLTKALHQAAKIKGCSDLKDWVDPIVNHFWFCCQTAEGSEERIKDTWQGILHHVCGEHEWAEGKCMHEAHDGETADANTRPKYLTKDSKALAALRKIVLDPKWLKTLHFYVWFRHTSVLESYNSMMTKYVPKRMAFEYAYFIMRVTLAAIDHNYHLSRKPAQRKDGGERGHRKYSKRSQKYHAEVVREEKSYNYFPFLISKMLQRRSQIEGTFSQPSDRNEFDPKQIAPTLAMKEPPPTEVLMKGPSRFLKKSKF, encoded by the exons ATGTGCTTCGTTCTTCAAAGGATGCCGCTTCAAGAATGCTATAGGGGAAGGGTAATCTGTAATGAGATGGCGGCCTTTCCACACCGTCGACTCGGAAGACCGAAGTTACCGGGCTCGTTGAAAACGATTCGTCTGAGAGAGTTCGTTTTTAACCATTGGAGAGGAAGAAAACACTCTCTTGGCTTCGGAGAAAGAACCGACAGCGAGTTTGCGGAATTCCTCTTGCACCGAAG AGCGACAAACTATGGTGGAAGTGAAGAAGAAGCACGTGATTTTTCCGTTCCAGTTGAGGATGATGGTACTG GTGCATTACCCTTATTTTCCACCCCGATCCGTGGACACCATGCAAGCTCAGTCAATAC AGATGTTGGTATTACTGGAGTCACCCAGGGGGGGATTGAACATGTGTCAGGTAGTGTGATGTTTGCAGCCATCTTAGTCAACGCTGGCTACTGCACTGTTCAAGGAAATCCTTATTCAGGATTCAATTGTGACCAGTCAGCTGATGCAGTTTATGAAGATGGTTCAACTGACAAGACATCACACTTGCTGGAAGATTCAGATGATGATCTTGAATTCACTTTCAG TGAAGGTGTGCTACATTCAGTTTTAGAGGTGGAAGACATGGATATTTCTGAAAGTTGTTTAGATGAGGAGCGTACAGTCACTATGATCGAGGATATTGTTGAAACTGATGAGACAGTGGTAAATAACTCTCAGCATGCTCACTCCCCAGAAGATTGTGCCCAGGAGCCCAACAATTTGTCTCCACTAATGCAGTCTAAAAAAGTAGAAGACAACACAGAGGTCATCATAAAGACGATGAAGACTGCCCTAGATAAGTTGACTACCCTGGATGGGTTGGAAGAGTTTGTTTCACTTCAGAGTAGATCCCGCTACCTGGTATCTCAGGAGAAACTTGTGGAGCTTGTGGGTTCCACATGTTGTGAACAGACAGATGGACAGAAATATGATGCTCAGCTTAGCTTCCACTCAAAGATAGTAGGGTCCAGTTTAGAACTTACCTGGTATTGCAAGTCTGGCCATGGAAGAAAGTGGGTTTCAAGTGAAACTCTCCCCTCTAAAAAGAGGGGTACAATTGCCATAAATGATGGGTTGCTGGCATCTGCTGTCATTATTTCTGGTAACAACTACTCCAAATTTAGTCTGCTTTGTCAGGCACTGGGTATGCAGATCATCAGTGAAGCCTCTTTTCTAAGGTTTCAAAAGCACTGTGCTGCTCCAGTGATTGAGGAAGTTTGGTTGGAGATGAATGAGCTAGTTAAGCAGATATTTAAAGACTATGAAGAAATCTGTCTGTGTGGGGATGGACGAAATGATTCCCCTGGCCACAGTGCTCGGTATTGTGTTTGCACCTTGGTTGAACACTTTACTAGTGCTGTGGTTGATTTCTCAGTTATCGATAAAAGGGAGAGTGGTGGCAATTCCACTACAATGGAGAAGGAGGCCCTAAGGAGACTGTTGGAAAAGCTGGCTGTTGGATTTCCATTCCAGGAATTAACTACAGATGCTTCACCAGCAGTGATTAAGCTTGTCAGGGAGTTGAAGG aaaagtaTCCACAGCTGATGGAGCTTTTTCACTCACTGGACATTTGGCATAAGGCTAAGAAACTAACAAAGGCTCTCCATCAG GCTGCCAAAATTAAGGGTTGTTCTGACTTGAAGGACTGGGTAGATCCGATTGTAAACCACTTTTGGTTCTGCTGTCAGACTGCGGAGGGAAGTGAGGAGAGGATAAAG GACACATGGCAAGGTATTCTTCATCATGTTTGTGGAGAGCATGAGTGGGCGGAGGGAAAGTGCATGCACGAAGCTCACGACGGTGAAACTGCTGATGCTAACACTCGACCAAAGTACTTGACCAAAGATTCCAAGGCTCTAGCTGCCTTGCGAAAGATAGTGTTGGACCCTAAATGGCTTAAAACACTACATTTCTATGTGTGGTTCAG GCATACCAGTGTGCTTGAGTCGTACAACAGTATGATGACCAAGTATGTACCCAAAAGGATGGCCTTTGA ATATGCATACTTCATCATGAGGGTCACACTGGCTGCCATTGACCACAATTACCACCTGTCAAGAAAGCCAGCTCAAAGAAAGGATGGGGGGGAACGTGGTCATCGAAAATATTCCAAACGATCACAGAAGTATCACGCAGAAGTTGTGAGGGAAGAGAAGTCTTACAACTACTTCCCTTTCTTAATCAGTAAAATGCTGCAAAGGCGTTCTCAGATTGAGGGAACTTTTAGCCAGCCTTCAGACAGAAATGAGTTTGACCCTAAGCAGATTGCACCAACACTAGCCATGAAAGAGCCCCCTCCAACTGAGGTTTTAATGAAAGGACCATCGCGATTTCTAAAAAAGTCAAAGTTTTGA